The genomic segment AACATTTGTTAGAACATAAAGAAGCAAAAAGCTGGGATTCTTGGCAAGAATCATTTGACTCCTACTCCATTCTCATCTAACCCCGCCTGTGCTTTCTTATTGGCCAGGCTAGCGCTTCAGGATTGCTGGTAGTAAAAAATTTCGTTGGAATCTGTAATCATGGTTCTTGGATTCGATAAAATCCCTGATAATTACGCGTGTAAATTTAGACAATCTTATTCCTTGAGCTTATTTTTGAGTTGAGTTAAGTGCAAGTCCTAATCATAACATGGTATCATATATATGTTCCACCATTATATATTGGACTGCATGTATTGAACAGAAGTTCCAACGTGATGTATAATTTGTCTCACATTGGTTGGATAAAATTTATGAAAGTTAAATTTATGGATTTGGACGACCTCTCCTCTTGAACTATATATCTTTTGAGGTTGAGGTAAGTCTAATTCATAATCTTAACAATTATTCGAAATTACCCTAAAGAAAAAGCTGAAGTCTTGGGAGGAAATGCTGAAAATATCCCACAAGTTGAAGGAAAAGTGGAGAATCACTTTTAAAGGTTGCAAACAGTACTCCCTCAGTACATCTACCACTCAAATTCTCAAGAAAATGTATAGAAAGATTCAATAAGGTTTAAGTTGCTTATGAAATTCTCCTCCTCCTTTCCATTCGCTAGGCATCGAACTGCTGTTGTGCAAACAGTCTGCTGCCTCTCTTGTGCATCAGGATCACCGATGCACAAGACAAAGAGTGCGCATATTCATAAATTAAGACGATTTCTATCCATTATTATACCACAATGTGAGAATCAAGACAAAGGAGTTTACTTTCATAGTAAAATAAAGGAATCCGAATTTCGATCACTTGACAAGATTCATTATTGTATTTTGTGATGTAACTTATAGCCTATCAAACCAAGAtattgaataaacatgatcaactTGTGCgtgtaaattataattaatccAAGATTTTGAAATGGGTTTATTTGGTATTATCCGTTTTGTTGATGGGTCAACGTCTAATCCCTGTCATCTCTTAAGGCCATGCCATATGAAGATTCTTTTCCCttaatatgaataaaataattctcattaatttcataaaattggATTTtctaatttcaaatgataagtATAATAGTGGGTctaaattttatgataatatctaaaTTTTTTGGATGacttataaatttaaaattacatgGAGAAGTATCATGTTTTATGAAATAGGTATTAAATTGTAACATTTTTTAGCTCAATTTGTGTCATTTTAAAAGGAACTCAAGAGATTTTCATGcaagtatttatagaaaatgatATTTCAAGAATCTAGCAttgtttttcttgaaatttaactCCAAAGGTATAGGTTCATTAGTTGCTTCTACATGCAAAAACTACTTGTTTCAGTTGAATTCAAATCAAGAATTCTCCCGTCTCGAGAGAAACTGGAGTTAGAATTTCTTTTCCGAATGGGTTGAATCAGATCTGATGATTAATGGTTTTATTGAGAATCATTAAATCAAAATACATCTTTTAAGTCGGATTGAAGTTATACATCATGTTGGAACTTCTGTTCAATCCTATCACATGGTTTTTTGTTGACGTGTATGGCGCCAAATTATGTGATTTATGTATCAATAGAAAAAACTTTAAAAAGTTAAAATTCGATTAAACCGAAAAAGCCGAAACAGTTAAATTTGATTCGATTTTCAGTTTTGTTCGGTTTGATCCAAAAGAACAACTCTAGATTCGGATAAACCATATTGTCCAGATTTACttattttttgttcaaaaaCTCTAGTAACTAGAATAATGATAATGTTCGAAGAAACCAGAACGATTTGTTTAATGCGTTGGAAGTCTTTGAAAGTGGGCTAGTTTAACATATCGTAACACaagtcaaaataaaaaaaataagggaGGTGTTACAATTTGTTCAAATATACAAGTTAcctccattttttttttattacatcaAACGCGAAGAGGGGAGCCAGCTAATTTTGCAGGTGAGACCACTGTACTACAAGCCCGATCTCTCCTCCGTTATTTTTTAGGAGGCGATCGCCCTTATTTGCCTCCtataaaaatgataaaagatAGTaacattaatttaaaatattaactatTTTATCATCAAACTAAACCAGTGACTTTTTGATAAATATGTCAAAACAGGTTACGGGAAAAGACAAGTAAAAGTATGTTTTCAGTTCGTCGTAGTAGTGTCTCGTGCTAAGTCATTGctggttgttccgttgtatcctgggaaacagacgtccaaTACGATCCTCGAAACACATACAAGAAGATACGAATATGTTTTAAGGACACTGTACTTCGTACAAGTCTCAATTTGGGCTTTACTGTATTTTTTTCACCATTTAGTTCATTGATTTTTACGAAAGTTAATGTACTTTATTGTTCGATATATCATGCAACAATTACAAATATATCCAAAAGCTGTATGAGAGACAAAATATGTCGCTAATTCATGCAATATTATAATATGCCAGTTTCATTGGAATTTGAAGGGAGATTTCGTAAATTCACCTAAAACCCTACTCTAAAATCGCTTTCAGAcaaaaaaaacattattttttggtggctttaattttatttatgagCCAACCACTaggttcaaaattttattaaaatgatattcttaaaaaaaatattaaaatggtatattttgattaataaaaattaaaatttatttttctgatatgaaacaTATGAACGATAAATATTTGAGtatgttaaataaaataatacttgACCGTATTTAATCGTCTTGGgatttttttttcgatttttttatgTAAGTAGTTCATGtcatttatttcaatttttgttaccatatataatatttgaacaTGAGAGTTTTATTTACTTTAAAACGTAATACTCCATTTTATGCTTATATCCATAAATAAATCTCATGTGATACAATCTCACAGATTTATATGAGTGATATGGATTGATCCGatccatattttaaaaaagtaatatatttttttacataaaaattaatattttttcatgaaccAGGTCGTTTACAGATCTGTCTCGTAAAATTAACATATGAGAcgatttcataaattttttttatttccattATTCCTAAAACATCGGTATATAACTCACTCACATTACAATATTTATCAAGATTTTCTAAACTTatgatataaatttaaattttgaaacaaaattaagatgagtaggtctcttgtgagacggtctcacgaatctttatgtgtgagacgggtcaactcttaccgatattcacaataaaaagtaattattttagtataaaaattaatatttttccatggatgacccaaataagagatctgtttcacaaaatacgatccgtgagaccgtcacacataaatttttgtcaaTTAAAATACAATTAAAGTATTGTATTGGGCCACACACTCGGAGGAGAGCAAACATTTGTTATACATGCACAAAGCTATATCGACACTTGTATTCAAGCAAATGGTCTTGTCCTCCTATAAAAGAGTGGCCTTTGCCCTTAATATATTTCACCATCAAGATTTTTACAAACAATAGTGAGACATGTCTAACACAAGATATTTCGTAGTGGTCATCGGATTGTTATTTGCCATGGTCATATCCCATACAAAAGCCGATTTTAGTCATTCTTATGATGACCTTAAACAACAAATAGTTAAACCGTCTCGCAAACTCTTAGAGAGATGTATGACAGAGAATTCAGATTCGGATTCGGATTTGAAACCAACGTTGTGTCTTAGACCTCCTCCTCCGCACTCACTAGCTCCTACTCCCGCACCTGCACCAAAGCACATCAAGCACTGGGGATGACTTCTCGAATCTATATTTATCTGAGGAGAAAGCCTATCTATGAGATTATGCATTAGAATAGTTGTTGAGATTGTAGTCTTGAGATCAATAATGTAATGCTACGAAACTGAATGATTTATGGCTTTTTTCTTCTCAAATGAATAACTGTCATTTCCTTCATTCTTGATAttctcattatatatatatatttaaaaataattatatatatcaattttaTGTATATTTATAGGTTGAATTCATATATGAGCGTCTCAAATCCGGtccaaatattatattaaatatagaATACTTTTTAACATTTAAAGGGTAAAAACGAAACACTTGTGAAGTTGAATGAGTCTCTTCTTTTGATAGAGAAATATGTGTTTGAATCCacgttaaaaaaaatacaaatttatgtATAGCAAATTTTGATGAAGCATAATTTTATTGgagtaattattttattatctaaCTGCTTTGTTCAactatttttctaaaaaaactaACTACTTGAATATATTTGAAAAGCGAGATcatttttaaacataatatgtcacacaaaatacgactcgaccatctcatgtaaattttttttaatattttttaaaaaaagaaatataaggtgaataaattttattttcaatgatgattaataattaaacaaTAACTAAAATAGTTGGATTGAAATCAATCATCTCTACCTTCTCTATTTCTCCTCCCACGCACGACGATTCGAGTATTTGGATTTATTGTTGTTGGCTGTTGCTTTTGCAGGTTACTGCAATGGAACCGGCAGCTAGGCGAAGAGGCGGCGTTTGGGAAGGGATGTATAGATTGATTATGCGCCGCACTCCCATCTACGTTACCTTCGTAGTCGTCGGCGCGTTCCTCGGCGAACGTGTCAGTATCTTCACGCTTATTTTCGTTAAATTGTTCTATAGAATAAAATTCCATTTCTGGTAGTGTGAAGCTGTAGTTTTGACTAATTCCAAGTTTCATAGGATGTGTTGTTATGCTAGGTTGTTCTTTTACTCATATCGCATACTCTGATTTCAGGCGGTGGATTATGGAATTCGTAGGATTTGGGAGCACAACAATGTCGgggtatttgattttaatttttaacccTGATTTGAGCTGATATTGCTGAGCGTGATTTATTTTTCGGTGAATGATTTGGAATTTTACATTTGTGTTGCATTAGAGTTTTTTCAGGAAACACAAGTAATTGCTACTGATGCATACTTCCCCCTTTAACAGGCATTCGGTCTTTATCATAGCTTTTTAGTTCGACGACACTAAACTgatttattttgtttgtgatGATTCCATCGAGTTCAACAAATGTATGATAGGAAATGGGAAGAGATTAAGTTTGATATGGTGTCTTAGGATTGCTTCAAAAATCAGTAGCATCATGTAGTTGTTAATTTAATCTCCAGTCTCAATCATGgttcacttttttgtttttcaatttGTTCAGTGATTGGATCAGTGCGCTCCTTTGTTGTTGATAACTTTTATTTAGAAAGGAATTCATGGAATCTTTAGGAAAAATTTCATGGTTTCTGGTGTTTTGGACTGAATTCGATGCTATAGGAGGATTTATGCAATACCTTCTTTCTCGTTGTCTGCTTAAAGACTTAGAAGTGATTTTTAATTCAGGACTCTGATACATAATAGGTTCAATATTGATTTCATCAAGTGTTTTCTTCACACTTCATGAAGTACTGGTAATTACCAATTTTCACTTCGGGTGCAGGATAAGTTGGTTCCTAAATATGTCATTTAGCTGCTGTATGTATTAATTTATGGCTTAAAGTTGTCAGACCTCACGGTGTGCACAGTGCTATGTTGGCTGGAGATTCAAGTTCTTTCTTTAAACGCCTATAACAAGAGCTGAATTCAGTATTATTTCTACCAGTCaagattttttaaatgttgataaTCTTGAATCATACAAGAAATCTATGAGCATTGctgtttcttttaaaaattaaagtCATTAACAAACTCGTATGATAATGTGCCACCTGATCTGAAAACGAAATTAGAATATCAGGCTTGCTATTTAAGGTTAGCACAATGAGCATTGTTGGTTTTGAACCTGTTTTTATGTTTAACCAGCTTGTGGGTGGGTACTTGATGTTATCTCTATTATTTTCTTGAACTTTTATAGCCGAATCCCTTTTTTTGTGGATCGCACTAACTGCTTATTTCGTTCTGTATTTTGTTTTAATATGGCATTTGATGGATCCCAGAAGCGGTATGAGGATATTCCTGTTTTGGGACAAAGACCATCCGAATGAAGTAACGTTTATTGCAAAATGGGCTTATTTGTCTTCACTTTAGATTGTAAGAAACCATTTTGATGTTCGAGGACAGGATCAGTAACAATGATCTTCTTTGCTTTTGTTTGAAGAGTTGTAGACAAATATTTCGGGAAAAAAATATTTGGTAAAATAAATTGTACGTTTGGTTCTGTTTCGGGGAAGTAGAGTTGTCATGACAGATGATGAATAATATCAGATTCATTCGAATACACACGTGACACGTTACTTCCAAGTTTTACGGTCTACCTCTGTATGATACCTATTGATAAAAGATACTCCTGCATGGTAGACGATTGAAATTGTAAGTTTTGAATCGAAGGAAGTCCAATGAAAGTGAGCAACATACATGGGCCGAAGAAGCTTGTAAGTTTTTCGAATAGTcaagaaaaaaattcaattcGCATAtgaaattattgaatttgaatCGAACTCAAACATGTTTTAATTGAATTTGTGTTTAGATTATTTTGTTCGATGATTTGCAGACTGCTCACAAGCTTTGATGGTTTAAGTTTattcgatttaaaaaaaaaaaaatagccgAAATTGGACCAAATAAATAGAAAGAACGAATTCATTAGAAATAAAGACCTAAATTCGATATAAACAAGCTAAGACTTGATTAGATAcccaaaataattttattggaTTCATATAACAAGAGCAATTCAAGCACTATCGACATAGTCTTaaattgtttgtttgtttttaaataataataataagataaaaatgattaaaactTGAAAAAGGCTAGAGAATTTGGACCCATACTAACGGGTTTTAAGGCTTCGAAGCCCAAAAAAGCAAAAAATAAAGTGTCGAAGCCCAAGCAGAATAATAACTCCAACAGGTCTTTAGGGTTTTCGCGAGCCATTTATTGTTGTCGTCCGCGCCACTAACTCTGCAAATCGCCGTTGCCTGTATTTCCGACTCAGAGGTAGGATCACCTCGTATGTGTATGCGCGATCTTTTTCCAAATAGCTAAATTgacatttttttctttcttttttgctTTCCGGTGGATTTGTTGGCGAGCAGGCGTGATTTGAGAAGATAAGGTGTTGAAACATGAGGTAGCATCAGATGTATCTTTATCTGATGATTTGTTGTTTTCTAGATTTGGTCGTCTCATTTGTTATCTCTGAAGGAAATTTTAGTTGTTATTTGAAATATGTTTCTGATGAAGCTGATGTTTGTGGCTTGTTTCTTTCCATTCGTTCTCATGTTgggtttcattttttttttttggagatcGCTTTAATGATTGTGAATTGATCTGTTATCTTAAGTAACTGAATCTTTGAGGGAAAAAAATTGGGACAGCTAGAAACCATTCTCCGAAGAATAGTACTGTTTTTTTCTTCTCATATTCATGGTTGTTTGCATTTGGATTGGGGAAATGCCAATTGGGCGTTGTTACTTTGAACTCCTTGTTAATTGATCTTCTGTTAATTTTGCTGCCGCTGTTTTGTTTTACTCCATTTGTCTTGATCTGAGGCTCCATGAATGCTGCTATACCAGTGTGATAATTTAGGACCAAATTGCATTAATGAAGCAGTTCGGCTTATAAAAATGTTCAGCGGCTTTATTTGTGAAAGCATTATTTGTAGTGAATGAaagtgaaatatttatttttttaaaaaatttctggGGGAAGCTGAAGGGGAGAGTTCAAAAGCCATGTTTTCTGACTTCTTtctatttaattgttttttaagAAAACGCCTATCCGAACACCTCTTTTTTGTAATGTTTTTGCAGTAAGCTTCAGAGCGAGGCCCTGAGGGAAGCTATCACTCAGATTACTTCTGATGCTAAGGAGAAGAAGAGAAATTTCACCGAGACAATTGAGCTCCAGATTGGACTCAAGAACTATGATCCTCAGAAGGACAAACGTTTTAGTGGGTCAGTGAAGTTGCCCCATATTCCCAGGCCAAAAATGAAAGTATGCATGCTTGGTGATGCTCAACATGTTGAAGAGGTATATCACGTTTCTCCATTGCTTTTTTACATAATATAAACCGTGAGATAGTTATGCGGTATATTATCTGGATTCACTAGTTGCATGGACCTGAAGGACTATGAatcttatatattttaattaaatactcATAGTTTATACTCCTTTTCGAGGCTATGAAAAACTCCTCTTATTTGAGAGCTGGTATATTTCCCACGtgataaatttcttctttattTCGATTGGATGTTTATGTCTGTTTTGTGGTAAACAGTAAACTACATGAATTTATCCGTTTTGAGCAAGGGGCCCAGGTTAGTTATTGATTTTGCATGAAAACTGTACAAAATCTCATTTGTTAGAAACTATAATGTGATATATCATTTATGTCTAAGCAGACATGTTACTGAGTTGTTTTTACCATAAAActgtttttaatcaaaacaataCTAATATTTTATGTGAACAAATTGCGTATTGAAGAGTTGTTTTGCTTGGTTTAGAATTTTTCAATACAAGTAATTTTCATTTACATTATTGTGTCTCCTGTTATATTGTAAAAATTGTGTATTTGTAATGATTTTTCACATCACGTGCAATATTTTATCCAGGCTGAAAAAATTGGCTTGGAATCCATGGATGTAGAGGCTCTAAAGAAgttgaataaaaataagaaattagTGAAGAAACTTGCAAAGAAGTATCATGCTTTCTTAGCCTCGGAAGCTGTCATCAAGCAGATTCCTCGCCTGTTGGGGCCTGGTCTGAACAAGGCAGGCAAGTGCTTTTTCACATGTTGGTTCATCTTACGGATTTACGAGACTTGTTAATCACCATATGCATGGGCTTAAATGGCCCTGAATATTTGCTTTTATTAGAAGATTATGTTATGCATTTCTACAAATTGTGATGATCATGGCATTCGATTCTtgttattgatttgtttttaatgTAATGCAGGTAAATTCCCTACTCTCGTGTCTCATCAAGAATCGCTTGAGTCCAAGGTTGCTGAAACCAAGGCCACGGTGAAGTTCCAATTGAAGAAGGTTCTTTGCATGGGAGTTGCTGTTGGAAACTGTGATATGGAGGAGAAGCAAATATTTCAAAACGTTCAAATGAGTGTTAACTTTTTAGTTTctcttttgaagaaaaattggCAGAACGTAAGTTCATTCTAACTTTTTCTTTAATAACAACTAATAGTACTCTCCTTTCCTGCCAATATATTAGTCAAATTGTATTTCATACGTATATGTTCTCGCGTGTTGATGGCTTGATATACTGAGTATTCAGACTTTCGTGGTTAGTAAACGctgtttatttttcattataatCAGGTAAGGTGCCTATACTTGAAGACAACTATGGGGAAGACACAACGCATCTTCTAATGATTCACCTTGTTTTTCTGTCTGGAATGCCTACGCAGAAAACTCGTGAGGACTAAGACAATCAAATCTTTGTTGGGCTGTGAATTTTATGGTTTTTCCACCGTTTTGATACTCTACCTTCATGCATTATCGAGATCCATTAATTTTGTACCTGTTGAGATGCTTGGATTGCCATTACATGCTGATTTCTTCAGGATTTTATTTGGTAATATTGTCTGTccttatttaaaatttgaagttTCTCTAACTTTGTCTTGTAGCAAAGTTTTTTGGTAAGGATCCTGCATTATGAGATTCCGACTTGTGATGCATTTGTGGGAATCTCATTGTACATAATTTGTTATCGTGTTTGTTTTCGGCCTTTACCCAAGTATTTTTTTATAGTTTCATTTGCTTGTAATTTATGCATGGGGACACAATTAATCACACTGAAAATGGGATAAATAGTCATAAACGAATAGTAATTAACACCGGGTTTAGAGTCTATACACACACAACTGGGAtgaaaattaaatgcaacatattttttttgaaacacAAATTAAAAGCAACATAGGATGAGTTTAAATTGAGTCATACCTAAAACACAACCTCAAGTAAATATACCCTAGTTTTCTATAGCCAAGTTCAAATTAATTGGGGAGTGATGACAAAGAATCGAGAGATGAGTAATGGTTAAGGATGTAATGTCACTCGAACTCGGGCTAATCGGTTCTCTCCAAAACACATTGAGGCGTTGTTATCGGGTATCTTGGGTAACTTTGTTTTGGTACGTTTTGTGAGAGTGATATAAAAATGAGGCAAactttgaatatatatatatatatatatatatcatccaCGATTATTTGAAAGAATACCCGAGCTTAGAGAAAACAAATCTTTCCAAGAATTTGCGTTGGAAAAAATACGAAAATTGgggaaaatacaaaaaaattggTGAGCCCCCATAAAGATTTCCGTCATGGTATGCTTCCTTttatgtataaaaataaaaaaatgta from the Primulina tabacum isolate GXHZ01 chromosome 16, ASM2559414v2, whole genome shotgun sequence genome contains:
- the LOC142530098 gene encoding cytochrome b-c1 complex subunit 9-like translates to MEPAARRRGGVWEGMYRLIMRRTPIYVTFVVVGAFLGERAVDYGIRRIWEHNNVGKRYEDIPVLGQRPSE
- the LOC142529655 gene encoding large ribosomal subunit protein uL1z-like codes for the protein MSKLQSEALREAITQITSDAKEKKRNFTETIELQIGLKNYDPQKDKRFSGSVKLPHIPRPKMKVCMLGDAQHVEEAEKIGLESMDVEALKKLNKNKKLVKKLAKKYHAFLASEAVIKQIPRLLGPGLNKAGKFPTLVSHQESLESKVAETKATVKFQLKKVLCMGVAVGNCDMEEKQIFQNVQMSVNFLVSLLKKNWQNVRCLYLKTTMGKTQRIF